One segment of Nocardia farcinica DNA contains the following:
- the glgA gene encoding glycogen synthase, producing the protein MRVAMLTREYPPEVYGGAGVHVTELTARLRTLSEVTVHCMGAPRADAVVHEPDPALAGANAAVRMLSAQLRMADAAGEVDVVHSHTWYTGLAGHLAATLYGIPHVLTAHSLEPRRPWKAEQLGGGYRISSWSERNAMEHADAVIAVSEGMRHDVLDAYPAIDPDRVHVVHNGIDPTLWHPGAPVPGERPVLEELGVRPDLPIVAFVGRITRQKGVGHLLAAARNFDPDIQVVLCAGAPDTPELAAETAAAVERLRAGRENVFWVQQMLPTEQIRQILAAAAVFVCPSVYEPLGIVNLEAMACATAVVASDVGGIPEVVDDGVTGRLVHYDALAAEEYERGLAEAVNAVAGDPALAARYGEAGRARAIADFDWTRIAARTIEVYEHVRKA; encoded by the coding sequence TTGCGCGTCGCGATGCTCACCCGCGAATATCCCCCCGAGGTCTACGGCGGCGCGGGTGTCCACGTCACCGAACTGACCGCGCGGCTGCGCACCCTGAGCGAGGTGACCGTGCACTGCATGGGTGCCCCGCGTGCCGATGCCGTGGTCCACGAACCGGATCCGGCCCTGGCCGGAGCCAATGCCGCGGTCCGGATGCTCTCGGCCCAGCTCCGCATGGCCGACGCGGCGGGCGAGGTCGATGTGGTGCACTCGCACACCTGGTACACCGGCCTGGCCGGGCATCTGGCGGCGACGCTCTACGGCATCCCGCACGTGCTCACCGCCCACTCCCTCGAACCGCGCAGACCGTGGAAGGCCGAACAGCTCGGCGGCGGCTACCGGATCTCGTCGTGGTCGGAGCGCAACGCCATGGAGCACGCCGACGCGGTGATCGCGGTGAGCGAGGGCATGCGCCACGACGTCCTCGACGCCTACCCGGCCATCGACCCCGACCGGGTCCATGTGGTGCACAACGGCATCGACCCCACCCTCTGGCATCCGGGCGCGCCGGTGCCGGGCGAGCGTCCGGTCCTCGAGGAACTGGGGGTGCGGCCGGACCTGCCGATCGTCGCCTTCGTCGGGCGGATCACCCGGCAGAAGGGTGTGGGCCACCTGCTCGCGGCGGCCAGGAACTTCGATCCCGACATCCAGGTCGTGCTGTGCGCGGGCGCGCCGGACACCCCGGAGCTGGCCGCCGAGACCGCCGCGGCGGTGGAGCGGCTGCGGGCCGGGCGCGAGAACGTCTTCTGGGTGCAGCAGATGTTGCCCACCGAGCAGATCCGGCAGATCCTGGCGGCGGCGGCGGTGTTCGTGTGCCCGTCGGTGTACGAGCCGCTCGGCATCGTGAACCTGGAGGCGATGGCCTGCGCGACCGCCGTGGTCGCGTCCGACGTGGGCGGCATCCCCGAGGTCGTCGACGACGGCGTGACGGGGCGGCTGGTGCACTACGACGCGCTCGCCGCCGAGGAGTACGAACGCGGGCTGGCCGAGGCCGTCAACGCGGTCGCGGGCGACCCGGCGCTGGCCGCCCGTTACGGCGAGGCCGGGCGGGCACGGGCGATCGCGGACTTCGACTGGACCCGGATCGCCGCCCGCACGATCGAGGTGTACGAGCACGTCCGGAAGGCGTGA
- the sigE gene encoding RNA polymerase sigma factor SigE translates to MVKGSFATLPGHEAAEAAAAGVPTIPADYTVATATTPIDDEPAASGADPATADFATADFATADLATAEELSGTAAFDATGDRSVMPSWDELVREHADRVYRLAYRLSGDAQDAEDLTQETFIRVFRSLSNYQPGTFEGWLHRITTNLFLDMVRRRNRIRMEALPEDYDRVPAEGPGPEQVYHDARLDPDLQSALDSLAPEFRAAVVLCDIEGLSYEEIGATLGVKLGTVRSRIHRGRQALREYLAHNGSQQRYTADANIG, encoded by the coding sequence ATGGTCAAGGGTTCGTTCGCGACACTACCGGGGCACGAGGCGGCCGAGGCAGCCGCTGCCGGTGTGCCCACCATCCCGGCCGACTATACGGTGGCGACCGCCACCACCCCGATCGACGACGAACCGGCCGCTTCCGGCGCCGACCCTGCCACCGCCGACTTTGCCACCGCCGACTTTGCCACCGCCGACCTTGCCACCGCCGAGGAACTCTCCGGCACCGCCGCCTTCGACGCGACGGGTGACCGCTCGGTCATGCCCTCCTGGGACGAACTGGTCCGCGAGCACGCCGACCGGGTCTACCGGCTGGCCTACCGCCTCTCCGGCGACGCGCAGGACGCCGAGGACCTGACCCAGGAAACCTTCATCCGGGTGTTCCGCTCGCTGTCGAACTACCAGCCCGGCACCTTCGAGGGCTGGCTGCACCGCATCACCACCAACCTGTTCCTGGACATGGTGCGCAGGCGCAACCGGATCAGGATGGAGGCGCTGCCCGAGGACTACGACCGGGTGCCCGCCGAGGGTCCCGGCCCCGAGCAGGTCTACCACGACGCCCGGCTCGACCCCGACCTGCAGTCCGCGCTGGACTCGCTGGCGCCGGAGTTCCGCGCCGCCGTCGTGCTCTGCGACATCGAGGGCCTGTCCTACGAGGAGATCGGCGCGACGCTCGGCGTCAAGCTGGGCACCGTGCGCAGCCGGATCCACCGCGGCCGCCAGGCACTGCGCGAGTACCTTGCGCATAATGGATCGCAGCAGCGGTACACCGCTGACGCGAACATCGGGTGA
- a CDS encoding DUF3117 domain-containing protein: protein MAAMKPRTGDGPLEATKEGRGIVMRVPLEGGGRLVVELTPDEAAALGDELKSVTS, encoded by the coding sequence ATGGCGGCCATGAAGCCCCGCACCGGGGACGGTCCCCTCGAGGCAACCAAAGAAGGGCGTGGAATCGTCATGCGGGTTCCACTCGAGGGTGGCGGGCGTCTGGTCGTCGAGCTCACGCCGGATGAAGCCGCTGCGCTGGGTGACGAACTGAAGAGTGTCACCAGCTAG
- the glgC gene encoding glucose-1-phosphate adenylyltransferase produces the protein MRSQPHVLGIVLAGGEGKRLFPLTADRAKPAVPFGGAYRLIDFVLSNLVNAGYLRLCVLTQYKSHSLDRHISQTWRLSGFAGEYITPVPAQQRLGPRWYTGSADAIMQSLNLIYDEDPDYIVVFGADHVYRMDPEQMVSHHIDSGAGVTVAGIRVPRSEASAFGCIDSDESGRITQFLEKPAHPPGTPDDPNMTFASMGNYVFTTKVLVDSIRADAENSDSDHDMGGDIIPALVEAGEAGVYDFADNQVPGATDRDHGYWRDVGTIDAFYDAHMDLVSVHPVFNLYNKHWPIRGAAENLPPAKFAQGGLAQECIVGSGSILSAATVRNSVLSSNVVVDDGATVEGSVLMPGVRIGRGAVVRRAILDKNVVVGEGEIIGVDLDRDRERFAVSNGGVVTVGKGVWV, from the coding sequence GTGAGGAGCCAGCCGCACGTACTCGGGATCGTGCTCGCCGGTGGCGAGGGAAAACGCCTCTTTCCGCTCACGGCTGACCGGGCGAAGCCGGCCGTCCCCTTCGGCGGCGCGTACCGCCTCATCGATTTCGTGCTGAGCAATCTCGTCAACGCGGGCTATCTACGGCTGTGCGTGCTCACCCAGTACAAGTCGCATTCGCTGGACCGCCACATCTCGCAGACCTGGCGGCTGTCCGGCTTCGCCGGTGAGTACATCACCCCGGTGCCCGCGCAGCAGCGCCTCGGCCCGCGCTGGTACACCGGCAGCGCGGACGCGATCATGCAGTCGCTGAATCTCATCTACGACGAGGACCCCGATTACATCGTCGTTTTCGGCGCGGATCACGTGTACCGGATGGACCCCGAGCAGATGGTCTCCCACCACATCGATTCCGGGGCGGGTGTCACCGTGGCGGGCATCCGGGTGCCGCGCAGCGAGGCCAGCGCGTTCGGCTGCATCGACTCCGACGAGTCCGGTCGCATCACGCAGTTCCTGGAGAAGCCCGCGCACCCGCCCGGCACCCCGGACGACCCGAACATGACCTTCGCCTCCATGGGCAACTACGTGTTCACCACCAAGGTGCTGGTCGACTCGATCCGCGCGGACGCCGAGAACTCCGATTCCGACCACGACATGGGCGGCGACATCATCCCCGCGCTGGTGGAGGCGGGCGAGGCGGGGGTCTACGACTTCGCCGACAACCAGGTGCCGGGCGCCACCGACCGCGACCACGGCTACTGGCGCGACGTCGGCACCATCGACGCCTTCTACGACGCCCACATGGATCTGGTGTCGGTGCACCCGGTGTTCAACCTCTACAACAAACACTGGCCCATCCGCGGCGCCGCGGAGAACCTGCCGCCCGCCAAGTTCGCGCAGGGCGGGCTGGCCCAGGAGTGCATCGTCGGCTCGGGCAGCATCCTGTCGGCGGCCACGGTGCGCAACTCGGTGCTCAGCTCCAACGTCGTGGTCGACGACGGCGCCACCGTGGAGGGCAGCGTGCTCATGCCCGGTGTGCGCATCGGCCGCGGCGCGGTGGTGCGCCGGGCCATCCTCGACAAGAACGTGGTGGTCGGCGAGGGCGAGATCATCGGCGTCGATCTCGACCGCGACCGCGAGCGGTTCGCCGTGAGCAACGGCGGTGTCGTCACCGTCGGCAAGGGCGTCTGGGTCTGA
- a CDS encoding putative RNA methyltransferase yields the protein MSPASTSALADVACLLACPECGQALQVQERALRCARGHSFDIAKQGYVGLLTGASTKMTGDTADMLDARAAFQRGGHFAPIADAVAAALPTGAATLLEVGAGTGYYLARALDAVPRATGIALDVAKPAVRRCARAHPRAAAVLADAWRGLPVRDGVLDAVLTVFAPRNPAEAARVLAPDGRYLVVTPTPAHLREVVGPLGMVGVDPDKDRRVATAMAGHFDPAERVVVEYPMALGRADIAGLVGMGPSAHHRDDTDAARLAALPDRMSVTASVTLAVYRPRH from the coding sequence GTGTCACCAGCTAGTACCTCGGCCCTGGCCGATGTGGCCTGTCTGCTGGCCTGCCCCGAATGTGGGCAGGCCTTGCAGGTTCAGGAGCGGGCGCTGCGGTGCGCCCGCGGCCACAGTTTCGACATCGCCAAACAGGGATACGTCGGCCTGCTCACCGGTGCCTCGACCAAGATGACCGGTGACACGGCGGACATGTTGGACGCCCGCGCCGCCTTTCAGCGCGGGGGCCATTTCGCGCCCATCGCCGACGCGGTGGCGGCGGCGCTCCCCACGGGTGCCGCGACGCTGCTCGAGGTCGGCGCGGGCACCGGGTACTACCTCGCCCGCGCACTCGACGCCGTGCCGCGCGCCACCGGCATCGCGCTCGACGTCGCCAAACCGGCGGTGCGGCGCTGCGCCCGCGCGCACCCCCGGGCGGCGGCCGTGCTGGCCGACGCCTGGCGGGGGCTGCCGGTGCGCGACGGCGTGCTCGACGCGGTGCTCACGGTGTTCGCGCCGCGCAATCCGGCCGAGGCGGCGCGGGTGCTGGCGCCGGACGGGCGCTACCTCGTGGTGACGCCGACACCGGCTCATCTGCGCGAAGTCGTCGGCCCGCTCGGCATGGTCGGGGTCGACCCGGACAAGGACCGCCGCGTCGCGACGGCGATGGCGGGGCATTTCGACCCGGCCGAGCGCGTGGTGGTCGAGTACCCGATGGCGCTGGGCCGTGCGGACATCGCGGGGCTGGTGGGGATGGGCCCGTCCGCGCACCATCGCGACGACACCGACGCCGCGCGCCTGGCGGCGCTGCCCGACCGGATGAGCGTCACCGCCTCGGTCACCCTCGCGGTCTATCGGCCGCGGCACTGA
- a CDS encoding S1C family serine protease yields the protein MTTESQHNGPVSDTRTAAGDTSDSAADRGNLRPPDAPVLGPRPVYRPHVDSHTAHAFRRPAGQRGSFAERPAAPQTGDQAGDRLTQNRPPDAVLAEAFGRPEGSDELLQRDPDAADAAPAPPAPADPWRDPNSGARLGAPAVATPQPEPLPASRKLTAREVLFGARVAPKALALLAAVALAIGVVGGLVGRLTAETSTNLTSRKVTLEQTESTDQPHGQIAQVANAVLPSVVSIRTTVGENGSTGSGVVIDGAGYIVTNNHVISMAAQDKSGRASIQVTFSDGSRVPANIVGRDPKTDLAVLKVDVKNLTVARLGRSDDVQVGDDVLAIGSPLGLSKTVTSGIVSALHRPVKLSGEGSDTNAVIDAVQTDASINPGNSGGALVDMDGQVIGINSAIRSETGGSVGLGFAIPVDTMTEVAQSLIRDGVMHHPMIGLSARTKTVANEVMSGAAVADVAPGGPADKAGIVEGDVIVKVGDREVTGPEELTVAVQAREIGETVTVTLIRDGRQVDVPVTLESD from the coding sequence GTGACCACCGAATCGCAGCACAACGGACCTGTGTCGGACACGCGAACCGCTGCCGGCGACACCTCCGATTCGGCGGCTGACAGGGGGAACCTGAGGCCGCCGGACGCGCCCGTGCTGGGGCCGCGGCCGGTCTATCGCCCCCACGTCGACTCACACACCGCGCACGCCTTCCGCCGCCCGGCCGGCCAGCGCGGCTCCTTCGCCGAGCGACCGGCCGCCCCGCAGACCGGCGATCAGGCGGGCGACCGGCTGACCCAGAACCGCCCGCCGGACGCGGTGCTCGCCGAGGCCTTCGGCCGTCCCGAGGGCTCCGACGAACTGCTCCAGCGCGACCCCGATGCCGCCGACGCCGCCCCGGCGCCCCCGGCTCCCGCCGACCCGTGGCGCGATCCGAACTCCGGTGCCCGTCTCGGCGCGCCCGCGGTGGCCACCCCGCAGCCCGAGCCGCTGCCCGCCTCCCGCAAGCTGACCGCCCGGGAAGTGCTGTTCGGCGCCCGGGTGGCGCCCAAGGCGCTGGCACTGCTGGCCGCGGTCGCCCTGGCCATCGGTGTGGTCGGCGGACTGGTCGGCAGGCTCACCGCCGAGACGAGCACCAACCTCACCTCGCGCAAGGTCACCCTGGAGCAGACCGAGAGCACCGACCAGCCGCACGGCCAGATCGCCCAGGTGGCCAACGCCGTGCTGCCCTCGGTGGTCTCCATCCGCACCACGGTCGGCGAGAACGGCTCGACCGGCTCCGGCGTGGTCATCGACGGCGCGGGCTACATCGTCACCAACAACCACGTGATCTCGATGGCCGCGCAGGACAAGAGCGGCCGGGCGAGCATCCAGGTCACCTTCTCCGACGGCAGCCGGGTGCCCGCGAACATCGTCGGGCGCGACCCGAAGACCGATCTGGCCGTGCTCAAGGTGGATGTGAAAAACCTCACCGTGGCCCGGCTCGGCCGCTCCGACGACGTGCAGGTCGGCGACGACGTGCTCGCCATCGGCTCGCCGCTCGGCCTGAGCAAGACCGTGACCTCCGGCATCGTCAGCGCACTGCACCGGCCGGTGAAGCTCTCCGGCGAGGGCAGCGACACCAACGCCGTGATCGACGCGGTGCAGACCGACGCCTCGATCAACCCAGGCAACTCCGGCGGTGCGCTGGTGGACATGGACGGCCAGGTCATCGGCATCAACTCCGCCATCCGCAGCGAGACGGGCGGCTCGGTCGGCCTCGGGTTCGCCATTCCGGTGGACACCATGACCGAGGTCGCGCAGAGCCTGATCCGGGACGGGGTCATGCACCACCCGATGATCGGGCTCTCGGCGCGCACCAAGACGGTCGCCAACGAGGTGATGAGCGGCGCCGCGGTGGCCGACGTGGCGCCCGGCGGGCCCGCGGACAAGGCGGGCATCGTGGAGGGCGACGTCATCGTGAAGGTGGGTGACCGGGAGGTCACCGGGCCCGAGGAGCTGACGGTGGCGGTGCAGGCGCGCGAGATCGGCGAAACGGTGACGGTGACCCTGATCCGCGACGGCAGGCAGGTGGACGTGCCTGTGACGTTGGAATCCGACTGA
- a CDS encoding O-methyltransferase, with the protein MASNLERNLAYVEESVVEDEILVSARERATELGAAPVPPSVGALLSMYAQLLGARAVVEVGTGAGISGLWLLDGMREDGTLTTIDSEPEHQRAAKEAFRAADIPPARTRLINGRALDVLPRLADGAYDLVFVDAAPLEHPEYVAQGVRLLREGGAIILHNALLGGRVPDPTQRDAVTQAVRSATRAIAEDPRLTCVLIPVGDGLLCASRG; encoded by the coding sequence GTGGCATCGAACCTGGAGCGAAATCTCGCCTACGTGGAGGAATCCGTCGTGGAGGACGAGATCCTCGTCAGCGCGCGCGAGCGGGCCACCGAACTCGGTGCGGCACCCGTGCCGCCCTCGGTCGGCGCCCTGCTCAGCATGTACGCCCAGCTGCTCGGCGCACGGGCGGTCGTCGAGGTCGGCACCGGCGCGGGCATCAGCGGATTGTGGCTGCTGGACGGCATGCGCGAGGACGGGACGCTGACCACGATCGATTCCGAACCCGAGCATCAGCGCGCGGCCAAGGAGGCCTTCCGGGCCGCCGACATCCCACCCGCGCGCACCAGGTTGATCAACGGCCGCGCCCTCGACGTGCTGCCGCGGCTGGCCGACGGCGCCTACGATCTGGTCTTCGTCGACGCCGCGCCGCTGGAACATCCCGAGTACGTGGCCCAGGGCGTCCGGCTGCTCCGCGAGGGCGGCGCGATCATCCTGCACAACGCGTTGCTGGGCGGCCGGGTGCCCGATCCCACCCAGCGCGACGCGGTCACCCAGGCGGTGCGCTCGGCCACCCGCGCCATCGCCGAGGATCCGCGGCTGACCTGCGTGCTGATTCCCGTGGGCGACGGCCTGCTCTGCGCCTCACGCGGCTGA
- the tatB gene encoding Sec-independent protein translocase protein TatB produces MFSNIGWGEMMILLVAALVILGPERLPGAVRWTTRSLRQLRDYASGATAQLKEELGPEFDDLRKPLAELNELRGMTPRGLVTKHLLNGDDTVLRDLEKAVPTTADLYGTNSGMPDFPKPKMEKPLARNEHPPIDTDAT; encoded by the coding sequence GTGTTCAGCAACATCGGCTGGGGCGAGATGATGATCCTGCTCGTCGCCGCGCTCGTGATCCTCGGCCCGGAGCGTCTGCCCGGGGCCGTGCGCTGGACCACGCGCAGCCTGCGCCAGCTCCGCGACTACGCCAGCGGCGCGACCGCACAGCTCAAGGAGGAGCTCGGCCCGGAGTTCGACGATCTGCGCAAGCCGCTGGCCGAACTCAACGAGCTGCGCGGGATGACGCCGCGCGGTCTGGTCACCAAGCACCTGCTCAACGGCGACGACACGGTGCTGCGCGATCTGGAGAAGGCGGTCCCCACCACGGCCGATCTCTACGGCACGAACAGCGGGATGCCGGACTTCCCGAAGCCGAAAATGGAAAAACCTTTGGCGCGCAACGAGCATCCCCCGATCGACACCGACGCCACGTGA
- a CDS encoding XdhC family protein — protein sequence MREMVERLLELVPRGPTVLARVVGTSGPGPREPGAAMTLGPDGTVFGSLSGGCVEAAVVAAAQPVIAGGPATLERFGYVREDAVEVGLPCGGELRVFVERVDSSRLPVLERLRRALAAGEPVVLATTLDADAAWSVLDDGEPGGEPGDGLRREAAALLAEGRSAIAAAAPVFLHVAPAPPRMIVSGANDFAYALTGVGGRLGYRVTLVDARAAFAQPARFPAAHEVVVDWPHRYLAAEQAAGRIDARTVVCVLGHDAKFDVPMLRTALTLPGVGFVGALASRRTHAARLARLREDGLDEATLARLHSPLGLDLNARTPEETAISIVAQILAERSGATGRALDRMSGPIHR from the coding sequence GTGCGGGAGATGGTGGAACGGCTGCTCGAGCTGGTGCCGCGCGGACCGACGGTGCTGGCCCGGGTGGTGGGCACGAGCGGACCGGGGCCGCGGGAGCCGGGGGCGGCGATGACGCTCGGCCCCGACGGCACCGTGTTCGGCTCCCTGTCCGGCGGCTGTGTCGAGGCGGCGGTGGTCGCGGCCGCGCAGCCGGTGATCGCGGGTGGTCCGGCGACCCTCGAGCGCTTCGGATACGTGCGGGAGGACGCCGTCGAGGTCGGGTTGCCGTGCGGCGGCGAACTCCGCGTCTTCGTGGAACGGGTCGACAGCTCCCGCCTGCCGGTACTCGAACGCCTGCGCCGGGCCCTGGCCGCGGGCGAACCGGTGGTCCTGGCGACGACGCTCGACGCCGACGCGGCATGGAGCGTGCTCGACGATGGCGAACCCGGTGGCGAACCCGGCGACGGGCTCCGGCGCGAGGCCGCCGCGCTGCTGGCCGAGGGCCGTAGTGCCATCGCCGCCGCGGCGCCCGTCTTCCTGCACGTCGCGCCCGCTCCGCCACGCATGATCGTCAGCGGGGCCAACGACTTCGCCTACGCGCTCACCGGCGTCGGCGGCCGACTGGGCTACCGGGTGACCCTGGTCGATGCCAGGGCGGCCTTCGCCCAGCCCGCCCGGTTCCCCGCCGCACACGAGGTGGTCGTGGACTGGCCGCACCGATATCTGGCGGCCGAGCAGGCGGCCGGCCGGATCGATGCCCGCACGGTGGTGTGTGTGCTCGGCCACGACGCCAAGTTCGATGTGCCGATGCTGCGGACCGCGCTGACCCTGCCCGGCGTGGGGTTCGTCGGCGCGCTCGCCTCCCGCCGCACCCACGCCGCACGGCTGGCCCGGCTGCGCGAGGACGGACTCGACGAGGCCACGCTGGCCCGCCTGCACAGCCCCCTCGGCCTGGACCTCAACGCGCGCACACCGGAGGAGACGGCGATATCCATCGTCGCGCAGATCCTGGCCGAACGCTCGGGAGCCACGGGCCGGGCGCTGGACCGAATGAGCGGCCCCATCCACCGCTGA